A part of Haloarchaeobius sp. HME9146 genomic DNA contains:
- the azf gene encoding NAD-dependent glucose-6-phosphate dehydrogenase Azf — MDDTVLLTGAGGRVGSAILADLAAEYDWRLLDRDPPTDESAYPGEFVVADVNDEEAIRDAMDGVDAVIHLAGDPRPDAPWKSVLENNIDGTHTVMKAAVDAGVEKFVFASSNHAVGAYETEERTPDMYRAHDEFRLDGTELPRPKNVYGVSKATGETLGRYFHDMHDLSVVNVRIGNLTKGHPPKDYERGQAMWLSYRDCAHLFDCCIQADYGYEIVYGISDNDRKYYSIDRAREVLGYDPQDNSAEFADDE; from the coding sequence ATGGACGACACCGTTCTGCTCACCGGTGCAGGCGGCCGTGTCGGCAGCGCGATACTGGCCGACCTCGCGGCGGAGTACGACTGGCGACTGCTCGACCGTGACCCGCCGACCGACGAGTCGGCGTATCCCGGTGAGTTCGTCGTCGCGGACGTGAACGACGAGGAAGCCATCCGCGACGCGATGGACGGCGTCGACGCCGTCATCCACCTGGCGGGCGACCCACGCCCGGACGCCCCGTGGAAGTCCGTCCTCGAGAACAACATCGATGGCACCCACACCGTGATGAAGGCCGCCGTCGACGCCGGGGTCGAGAAGTTCGTCTTCGCCTCCTCGAACCACGCCGTCGGCGCGTACGAGACCGAGGAACGCACCCCCGACATGTACCGCGCCCACGACGAGTTCCGCCTCGACGGCACGGAACTCCCCCGGCCGAAGAACGTCTACGGCGTCTCGAAGGCCACCGGTGAGACGCTCGGGCGCTACTTCCACGACATGCACGACCTCTCGGTCGTCAACGTCCGCATCGGCAACCTCACCAAGGGCCACCCGCCGAAGGACTACGAGCGCGGGCAGGCGATGTGGCTCTCCTACCGGGACTGCGCGCACCTCTTCGACTGCTGTATCCAGGCCGACTACGGCTACGAGATCGTCTACGGTATCTCCGACAACGACCGGAAGTACTACTCCATCGACCGCGCCCGCGAGGTGCTGGGGTACGACCCACAGGACAACTCCGCGGAGTTCGCGGACGACGAGTAA
- a CDS encoding DUF309 domain-containing protein: MREYLRAGLAIYNAGDLHDAHDAWEDRWLELPEGSEDERLLHGLIQFTAAFHHAFQGNWEGCVGLADSAGDYLTGLPDDYRGIDVPRVRRILAAVAADPEVVERRSRPKLTHEGTVVGFDDLDMAAIAVAARVYAEDTPYDQAVLTSAVRFAEEDRADGVEGGRFESLLRDFVADPENRGLVYQRLEGHVSKREHRESDVDGLFG; this comes from the coding sequence ATGCGGGAGTATCTGCGTGCCGGGCTGGCGATCTACAACGCGGGCGACCTCCACGACGCCCACGACGCCTGGGAGGACCGCTGGCTCGAGCTGCCCGAGGGGAGCGAGGACGAGCGACTGCTCCACGGTCTCATCCAGTTCACGGCCGCGTTCCACCACGCCTTCCAGGGCAACTGGGAGGGCTGTGTCGGCCTCGCGGACTCGGCGGGTGACTACCTCACCGGTCTCCCCGACGACTACCGGGGTATCGACGTACCGCGAGTTCGTCGCATCCTCGCCGCGGTCGCAGCCGACCCGGAAGTCGTCGAGCGTCGGTCCCGGCCGAAACTGACCCACGAGGGGACGGTCGTCGGGTTCGACGACCTCGATATGGCGGCTATCGCCGTCGCGGCACGGGTCTACGCCGAGGACACTCCCTACGACCAGGCGGTGCTCACGAGTGCGGTCCGGTTCGCCGAGGAAGACCGCGCCGACGGTGTCGAAGGCGGGCGCTTCGAGAGTCTCCTCCGGGACTTCGTGGCCGACCCCGAGAACCGTGGACTGGTCTACCAGCGACTCGAGGGACACGTCTCGAAACGCGAGCACAGAGAATCGGACGTCGACGGGCTGTTCGGGTAG
- a CDS encoding single-stranded DNA binding protein, with protein sequence MGAIEDVYEDLDAEEVTLEEFREAVEAKVEQMGGLADDETAAMLIAHELEDKEVNGISDISPGMQEVKFIAKVTAIGETRTFERDGDDPDGKVANVEVADESGSVRLSFWDEQADAAENELEVGQVLRIKGRPKEGYNGIEVSVDEVEVDDDAEVDVEILDAYRIEDLSLGLSDVNLKGRILDTESIRTFDRDDGSEGKVANMVLGDPTGRIRVTMWDGQADTVEAVEAGMTVEVVDGYVRERDGQLELHVGERGAIEELDEDITYEPESTPIADLELGQTVDISGVIRSADPKRTFDRDDGSEGQVRNVRVQDDTDDIRVALWGDKADYDLGPGDRAAFADVEIQEGWQDDLEASAGWRSSVTVLDDDADTSSSASADAGGGDEADQATGLGAFSGDEGASESGASGGGTETETASASGGATASLQEEAVEFTGTVVQAGSPVILDNGEETMSVETDADVHLGQEVTARGSVSDGVLDADDVF encoded by the coding sequence ATGGGCGCGATAGAGGACGTCTACGAAGACCTCGACGCCGAGGAAGTCACACTGGAGGAGTTCCGCGAGGCGGTCGAGGCCAAGGTCGAACAGATGGGGGGCCTCGCCGACGACGAGACGGCGGCGATGCTCATCGCCCACGAACTGGAGGACAAGGAGGTAAACGGCATCTCCGACATCAGTCCGGGGATGCAGGAGGTGAAGTTCATCGCCAAGGTGACCGCCATCGGCGAGACCCGCACCTTCGAGCGCGACGGTGACGACCCCGACGGCAAGGTCGCGAACGTCGAGGTCGCCGACGAGAGCGGGTCGGTCCGGCTCTCGTTCTGGGACGAGCAGGCCGACGCCGCCGAGAACGAACTCGAAGTCGGGCAGGTCCTGCGAATCAAGGGCCGCCCGAAGGAGGGGTACAACGGCATCGAGGTCAGCGTCGACGAGGTCGAGGTCGACGACGACGCCGAGGTCGACGTGGAGATCCTCGACGCCTACCGCATCGAGGACCTCTCGCTCGGACTCTCCGACGTGAACCTCAAGGGACGCATCCTCGACACCGAGTCCATCCGCACCTTCGACCGTGACGACGGCTCGGAGGGCAAGGTCGCCAACATGGTGCTCGGTGACCCGACCGGTCGCATCCGCGTCACCATGTGGGACGGCCAGGCCGACACCGTCGAGGCAGTCGAGGCCGGCATGACCGTCGAGGTCGTCGACGGGTACGTGCGCGAGCGCGACGGCCAGCTCGAACTCCACGTCGGCGAGCGCGGAGCCATCGAGGAACTCGACGAGGACATCACCTACGAGCCCGAGAGCACGCCCATCGCCGACCTGGAGCTCGGGCAGACCGTCGATATCTCCGGTGTCATCCGCTCGGCGGACCCGAAACGAACCTTCGACCGCGACGACGGCTCGGAGGGGCAGGTCCGCAACGTCCGCGTGCAGGACGACACCGACGACATCCGGGTCGCCCTGTGGGGTGACAAGGCTGACTACGACCTCGGGCCGGGCGACCGCGCCGCCTTCGCCGACGTCGAGATACAGGAGGGCTGGCAGGACGACCTCGAAGCGTCCGCTGGCTGGCGGTCGAGTGTGACGGTCCTCGACGACGACGCCGACACGTCCAGCAGTGCAAGCGCGGACGCGGGCGGTGGCGACGAGGCCGACCAGGCGACCGGGCTCGGCGCGTTCAGCGGTGACGAGGGCGCGAGCGAGAGCGGTGCGAGCGGCGGTGGCACCGAGACCGAGACTGCGAGCGCGTCCGGCGGCGCGACCGCGTCCCTGCAGGAGGAGGCCGTCGAGTTCACCGGGACCGTCGTGCAGGCGGGGAGCCCGGTCATCCTCGACAACGGTGAGGAGACGATGAGCGTCGAGACCGACGCCGACGTCCACCTCGGGCAGGAAGTGACCGCCCGCGGGTCGGTCTCGGATGGCGTCCTCGACGCGGACGACGTGTTCTGA
- a CDS encoding histone: MSVELPFAPVDSIIRRNAGDLRVSADAAEELARRIQEHGAILAEDAAEVATADGRKTLMAADFGVEADIDKDELELPVAPVDRIARLNIGDSYRVSMDARVALADILEDYADNVAAAAAKLARHADRRTIKGEDIQTYFSLFE; encoded by the coding sequence ATGAGCGTTGAGCTACCGTTCGCCCCGGTGGACTCCATCATCCGACGGAACGCAGGCGACCTCCGGGTCAGTGCAGACGCGGCCGAGGAGCTCGCCCGCCGGATTCAAGAACACGGCGCTATCCTCGCCGAGGACGCGGCCGAGGTCGCCACGGCGGACGGTCGAAAGACGCTGATGGCGGCGGACTTCGGGGTGGAGGCGGACATCGACAAGGACGAACTCGAACTGCCGGTCGCCCCGGTCGACCGCATCGCGCGCCTCAACATCGGCGACTCCTACCGGGTCTCGATGGACGCACGCGTCGCCCTCGCAGATATCCTGGAGGACTACGCGGACAACGTCGCGGCCGCAGCGGCCAAACTCGCACGGCACGCCGACCGACGCACCATCAAGGGGGAGGACATCCAGACCTACTTCTCCCTGTTCGAATGA
- a CDS encoding histone deacetylase has protein sequence MRFGYSPRCLDHDTGARHPETPDRLRAIREGLKRKHGVEYVDAEPATMDEITAVHETDYIEELEEFCANGGGDWDPDTTAVEESWDAICKSAGLSQWAAESALDGDQGRDTPFAIGRPPGHHAVYDDAMGFCFVNNVAVAAKYALEERDLDGVAIVDWDVHHGNGTQDIFYDDGDVFFSSIHEDGLYPGTGQHDETGEGDGEGATMNVSLPAGAGTADYEAVFERCLEPAIERFDPDLLLVSAGFDAHRHDPISRMRVSTEGYALFTDRLRSLCDRVDMPIAFVLEGGYGLDVLADGVAIVHETFDGRQPIDPDEDVSDDVLACIDEVREIHGLGEK, from the coding sequence ATGAGATTCGGTTACAGCCCACGCTGTCTCGACCACGACACCGGCGCGCGCCACCCCGAGACGCCGGACCGCCTCCGGGCCATCCGTGAGGGACTCAAACGAAAGCACGGCGTCGAGTACGTCGACGCCGAACCGGCCACGATGGACGAGATAACCGCGGTCCACGAGACCGACTACATCGAGGAACTCGAGGAGTTCTGTGCGAACGGCGGCGGCGACTGGGACCCCGACACCACCGCCGTCGAGGAGTCCTGGGACGCGATCTGCAAGAGCGCCGGCCTCTCGCAGTGGGCAGCCGAGAGCGCCCTCGACGGCGACCAGGGCCGTGACACGCCCTTCGCCATCGGTCGCCCACCAGGGCACCACGCGGTGTACGACGACGCCATGGGCTTTTGCTTCGTCAACAACGTCGCGGTCGCCGCGAAGTACGCACTCGAGGAGCGCGACCTCGACGGCGTGGCCATCGTGGACTGGGACGTCCACCACGGCAACGGCACGCAGGACATCTTCTACGACGACGGCGACGTGTTCTTCTCGTCCATCCACGAGGACGGCCTCTACCCCGGCACCGGTCAGCACGACGAGACCGGCGAGGGCGACGGCGAGGGCGCGACGATGAACGTCTCGCTCCCGGCCGGCGCGGGCACCGCCGACTACGAGGCGGTGTTCGAGCGCTGTCTCGAACCGGCCATCGAGCGGTTCGACCCGGACCTGCTGCTGGTGAGTGCTGGCTTCGACGCCCACCGTCACGACCCCATCTCCCGGATGCGCGTCTCGACCGAAGGCTACGCCCTGTTCACCGACCGGCTCCGTAGCCTGTGCGACCGCGTCGACATGCCGATCGCGTTCGTGCTCGAAGGTGGCTACGGCCTCGACGTGCTCGCCGACGGTGTCGCCATCGTCCACGAGACGTTCGACGGTCGCCAGCCCATCGACCCCGACGAGGACGTCTCAGACGACGTTCTGGCCTGTATCGACGAGGTCCGCGAGATTCACGGTCTGGGCGAGAAGTAG
- the cca gene encoding CCA tRNA nucleotidyltransferase, with protein MSDDAFEDAVSAVRERVDPSPDERAKLRETADDIIERAEEAVAAYSPEADVMQVGSTARGTWISGDRDIDVFVRFPAELDRETLEDYGLKVGHSVLPDGHEEYAEHPYIKGEYEGFDIDLVPCFRVPEAPAIQSAVDRTPFHNEYLREHLTDELAADVRVAKQFLKGIGVYGSNLRTQGFSGYLTELLIYECGGFRPFVEAAADWEPPVVFDPEDHAAQEFDDPLVVIDPTDPERNVAAVLSAENFARLQHHARAFLAEPTVDRFFPDELAPLDADAIRAQVEDRGTTPVAIRFDAPDLVDDQLWPQLRRSLTGVANELERRGFDPLRWKTFADDTAVLLVECGVAERPAIERHQGPPVHVRQHATGFYEKYAESDAYGPFIEDERYVVEREREVRTPRELVDSDRLFDVALGTHVASALHDGYEVLVGTEIEALAEEFGVELAGYFSPRP; from the coding sequence ATGAGCGACGACGCGTTCGAGGACGCGGTTTCGGCGGTTCGCGAGCGGGTGGACCCATCGCCGGACGAGCGAGCGAAGCTGCGCGAGACCGCCGACGACATCATCGAACGAGCCGAGGAGGCGGTCGCGGCGTACAGTCCCGAGGCGGACGTGATGCAGGTCGGTTCGACCGCGCGCGGGACGTGGATTTCTGGGGACCGCGACATCGACGTGTTCGTGCGGTTCCCGGCCGAGCTCGACCGGGAGACGCTGGAGGACTATGGACTGAAAGTCGGGCACTCGGTGCTGCCCGATGGGCACGAGGAGTACGCCGAGCACCCGTACATCAAGGGCGAGTACGAGGGGTTCGACATCGACCTCGTCCCCTGTTTCCGGGTGCCCGAGGCACCGGCCATCCAGTCCGCGGTCGACCGGACGCCGTTTCACAACGAGTACCTGCGCGAGCACCTGACCGACGAACTGGCGGCGGACGTCCGCGTGGCGAAGCAGTTCCTGAAGGGTATCGGGGTCTACGGGAGCAACCTCCGGACCCAGGGCTTCTCGGGCTACCTGACCGAGCTGCTCATCTACGAGTGCGGCGGGTTCCGGCCGTTCGTCGAGGCCGCCGCCGACTGGGAGCCGCCGGTCGTCTTCGACCCCGAGGACCACGCAGCCCAGGAGTTCGACGACCCGCTGGTCGTCATCGACCCGACCGACCCGGAGCGCAACGTCGCGGCGGTCCTCTCCGCGGAGAACTTCGCGCGCCTGCAACATCACGCGCGGGCGTTCCTCGCCGAGCCGACCGTCGACCGGTTCTTCCCCGACGAACTGGCACCGCTTGACGCGGACGCGATTCGCGCCCAGGTCGAGGACCGCGGGACCACGCCGGTGGCCATCCGGTTCGACGCGCCGGACCTGGTCGACGACCAGCTCTGGCCGCAGCTCCGGCGCTCGCTGACGGGCGTCGCGAACGAGCTGGAACGCCGCGGGTTCGACCCGCTCCGGTGGAAGACGTTCGCGGACGACACGGCCGTCCTGCTCGTCGAATGTGGCGTGGCCGAGCGCCCGGCAATCGAACGCCACCAGGGGCCGCCGGTACACGTCCGCCAGCACGCGACCGGGTTCTACGAGAAGTACGCCGAGTCGGACGCCTACGGGCCGTTCATCGAGGACGAGCGCTACGTGGTCGAACGGGAGCGCGAGGTCCGCACGCCGCGGGAGCTGGTGGACTCCGACCGGCTGTTCGACGTGGCACTCGGCACGCACGTGGCGTCGGCGCTCCACGACGGATACGAGGTGCTGGTCGGGACGGAGATCGAAGCGCTCGCCGAGGAGTTCGGCGTGGAACTCGCGGGCTACTTCTCGCCCAGACCGTGA
- a CDS encoding ATP-binding protein, translating into MNLLAAAQSGWGKSAKAQNLMEKNAPEYEHMVVLDYKDEYRGFVKAGLSKWWIVGPREMEWSESQWLEFLTGNPKIVLVRHPGIDEDDWRDVCATIISAARRLSEVLIVVDEAHFVAPQSGKTPKPTKGLATTGRGEGASSIWVSQRPAEMEETVISQCQSRILGGFESSADLDKVAKVIEYPVELHNPQVRSVPNCPDSLKPETTGRTEGSDSLQRHEDDEENTIGSEWIYSDNSGERRRIDTTGMFDSMESEHLGKQGKKIKV; encoded by the coding sequence ATGAACCTACTCGCGGCTGCACAGTCGGGCTGGGGGAAGTCGGCGAAGGCGCAGAACCTGATGGAGAAGAACGCGCCGGAGTACGAGCACATGGTCGTCCTCGACTACAAGGACGAGTACAGGGGCTTCGTGAAAGCCGGACTCTCGAAGTGGTGGATCGTCGGCCCCCGAGAGATGGAGTGGTCCGAGAGCCAGTGGCTGGAGTTCCTCACGGGGAACCCGAAGATCGTGCTCGTGCGCCATCCCGGTATCGACGAGGACGACTGGCGGGACGTGTGTGCGACCATCATCTCGGCGGCACGGCGGCTGAGCGAGGTGTTAATCGTCGTCGACGAGGCGCACTTCGTCGCACCCCAGTCGGGGAAGACGCCGAAGCCGACTAAGGGTCTGGCGACGACCGGCCGCGGCGAAGGTGCGTCGAGCATCTGGGTCAGCCAGCGACCCGCCGAGATGGAGGAGACGGTCATCTCGCAGTGCCAGAGCCGCATACTCGGCGGCTTCGAGTCGAGTGCCGACCTGGACAAGGTGGCGAAGGTCATCGAGTACCCCGTCGAGCTGCACAATCCGCAGGTTCGCAGCGTACCGAACTGCCCGGACTCGCTGAAGCCCGAGACGACGGGCCGGACTGAGGGGTCGGATTCGCTGCAGCGTCACGAGGACGACGAGGAGAACACTATCGGGTCCGAGTGGATCTACAGCGACAACAGCGGAGAGCGGCGACGTATCGACACGACGGGGATGTTCGACTCCATGGAGAGCGAGCACCTCGGGAAGCAAGGCAAGAAAATCAAGGTTTGA
- a CDS encoding FRG domain-containing protein — protein MTDWKEVYHKYRSLDDPIKKQQISRSTNPSGSEPFENIYEAAFHLHQMGNREEWYFRGQRKSEWGLTPSLFRDSKDIDVDFEIQRLSSAVRFVQSELKVSQEIALAIVQHYSSVPETKIRTWLLDVTESPEVACFFASIGGSEGETGAVYLFKEYEMERLGSSTPKQLGGVEIISPEGVPRIEKQRAAFINHAHPELLEGYLPFNWTFKQYDDVVLEYAPLGISKDNLLETNDEYEDLLEHWENTVWPENIPPSQYVAPPHDPMGEIEYEDYLSIVKEWLDEMGKPYRGFSEEGQMCINDLCRVHARLSASNEISPLLTSEHTLQQILRTIIGYAETENRELSFTDVVSRYWHESVRENRDEVERIIQSVRPGYNFER, from the coding sequence ATGACTGATTGGAAAGAAGTCTACCACAAGTACCGAAGCTTGGATGACCCAATAAAAAAGCAACAAATTTCTCGGTCTACCAATCCAAGTGGCTCTGAACCCTTTGAAAACATCTACGAAGCGGCATTCCACCTACATCAAATGGGGAATAGAGAGGAATGGTATTTTAGAGGGCAAAGAAAGTCAGAGTGGGGGCTAACACCGAGTCTATTCCGCGATAGCAAAGATATTGACGTTGACTTCGAGATCCAGCGGCTATCTTCAGCAGTCCGCTTTGTGCAATCAGAACTCAAAGTCTCTCAAGAAATCGCACTCGCCATTGTTCAACACTACTCTAGTGTGCCTGAAACCAAGATACGGACTTGGTTATTAGACGTGACTGAATCACCCGAGGTTGCCTGCTTCTTTGCCAGCATAGGCGGAAGCGAAGGAGAAACTGGCGCAGTATATTTGTTCAAAGAATATGAGATGGAGCGTTTGGGAAGTTCCACTCCAAAGCAGCTTGGTGGAGTTGAGATTATCTCACCCGAAGGCGTTCCAAGGATAGAAAAGCAGCGTGCTGCATTCATTAACCACGCTCATCCAGAGTTATTGGAGGGGTACCTACCTTTCAATTGGACATTCAAGCAATACGATGACGTTGTTCTCGAATACGCTCCCCTAGGAATTTCGAAAGACAACCTGCTCGAAACTAATGATGAGTACGAAGACCTGTTGGAACATTGGGAGAATACAGTTTGGCCTGAGAATATACCTCCCTCTCAATACGTTGCACCGCCGCACGACCCCATGGGTGAGATTGAGTACGAGGACTATCTATCCATCGTAAAAGAATGGTTGGATGAGATGGGAAAACCCTATCGAGGGTTCTCAGAAGAAGGACAAATGTGTATCAATGACCTTTGTCGGGTACACGCTCGACTAAGCGCTTCCAATGAGATATCACCTTTATTGACGAGCGAACATACACTACAACAAATCCTGAGGACGATAATCGGCTATGCAGAGACTGAAAATAGAGAATTGTCTTTTACAGACGTTGTTTCTCGTTATTGGCACGAATCGGTTAGAGAGAACCGTGACGAAGTAGAACGAATTATTCAATCAGTTCGGCCAGGTTATAACTTCGAAAGATAA
- a CDS encoding right-handed parallel beta-helix repeat-containing protein, giving the protein MSNYDHIQTEDENGNTRHTSTSEPSFKAVSLGGGPPVTEVLGVEPPDGKIYADDGNTYSDPSAAESAASEYLVFGAGSFDTLQVNTADLSVWGMGNATVIDPGFGYGIDVDAAGVSIRNLRIDSPSSAVDLSGGDLTLENLNITSGQQGVWSTGSVTVRHCVFEATGYYGLNLRGPDNLVEWCRFRDGITQGAVRTTDNDNIVANCRIDGPGEDALLMSGNNDIIQGNRISNAGWDGIDVQGSDQIVALNRVSGSGASNINSGTNTTLSGNLTG; this is encoded by the coding sequence ATGAGTAACTACGACCACATTCAGACGGAAGACGAGAACGGGAACACCCGGCATACGTCGACTTCGGAGCCGAGTTTCAAGGCGGTGAGTCTCGGCGGCGGTCCTCCGGTGACGGAAGTGCTCGGGGTCGAGCCGCCAGACGGGAAGATCTACGCGGATGACGGCAACACCTACAGCGACCCGTCGGCTGCTGAGTCGGCAGCGTCGGAGTACCTCGTCTTCGGAGCTGGGTCGTTCGACACGCTCCAGGTCAACACTGCGGACCTGTCGGTCTGGGGCATGGGGAACGCGACCGTCATCGATCCGGGCTTCGGCTACGGAATCGACGTAGATGCCGCTGGCGTGTCTATCCGCAATCTCAGAATCGACTCCCCGTCGAGTGCAGTCGACCTGTCCGGAGGGGACCTGACTCTGGAGAACCTCAACATCACCAGCGGCCAGCAGGGCGTTTGGTCCACCGGGTCGGTGACGGTCCGGCACTGCGTGTTCGAGGCGACGGGATACTACGGGTTGAACCTGCGAGGCCCCGACAACCTCGTCGAGTGGTGCCGGTTCCGCGATGGAATCACCCAGGGAGCCGTTCGGACGACGGACAACGACAACATCGTCGCGAACTGTAGAATCGACGGCCCCGGTGAAGACGCATTGCTGATGAGTGGGAACAACGACATCATCCAGGGGAACCGAATCAGCAACGCTGGCTGGGACGGCATCGACGTGCAGGGAAGCGACCAGATAGTGGCACTGAACCGTGTGTCCGGGTCAGGAGCCTCGAACATCAACAGCGGCACGAACACGACCCTGTCTGGGAACCTGACCGGGTAG
- a CDS encoding site-specific integrase, producing MRCERNKDGSFNVWMTRDEYHELPRAADTFQREIAIRLMGDCGLRVAEVLDVKPVHISRKADGKHYDLEVVSGKDTTGEYAGGKHRETWLPRELEALVNRYCQQHNVDENEPLIDRGKRTVQYWVEQAAEVAAKETGDEDYLRISTHDLRRCWANHLLVEENVSPRIVMALGGWSSYDAIEPYLAAPTEENIIDCMTQVGL from the coding sequence ATGCGGTGTGAGAGAAACAAGGATGGGTCGTTCAACGTCTGGATGACCCGCGACGAGTATCACGAGTTGCCCCGAGCCGCAGATACCTTCCAGCGAGAGATTGCCATCCGACTGATGGGCGATTGTGGGCTCCGCGTCGCTGAGGTACTCGATGTCAAGCCCGTGCACATCTCCAGGAAGGCCGACGGGAAGCACTACGATCTCGAAGTCGTGAGCGGCAAGGACACCACCGGAGAGTACGCGGGCGGGAAGCATCGCGAGACGTGGCTCCCACGCGAGCTTGAGGCGCTGGTGAATCGCTACTGCCAGCAGCACAACGTCGACGAGAACGAGCCGCTCATCGACCGCGGGAAGCGCACGGTCCAGTACTGGGTCGAGCAGGCCGCAGAGGTCGCGGCCAAGGAGACGGGCGACGAGGACTATCTGCGTATCTCGACGCACGACTTGCGGCGCTGCTGGGCGAACCATCTCCTGGTCGAGGAGAACGTGAGTCCGCGAATCGTGATGGCGCTCGGTGGATGGAGTAGTTACGATGCGATTGAGCCGTATCTGGCAGCGCCGACGGAGGAGAACATCATAGATTGCATGACTCAAGTTGGACTGTAG
- a CDS encoding MarR family transcriptional regulator: protein MRKSGKWMALVDDRVLEYIHENEHGSPTEMMEEGPIRYSRQYIAKRCKELAKRGLLTHVGNGVYVITDNGEAYLRGEYDTSEDALNKVPNNGNGDVSASEEAN, encoded by the coding sequence ATGAGGAAATCCGGTAAATGGATGGCACTCGTGGACGACCGAGTGCTCGAGTACATCCACGAGAACGAACACGGGTCCCCGACCGAGATGATGGAAGAGGGACCCATTCGGTACTCTCGCCAGTACATCGCCAAGCGTTGCAAAGAACTCGCCAAACGCGGGCTATTGACTCACGTTGGTAATGGGGTGTACGTGATTACAGACAATGGAGAGGCCTACTTACGGGGAGAGTACGACACCAGCGAAGACGCGCTCAACAAGGTCCCCAACAACGGAAACGGAGACGTGTCGGCATCCGAAGAAGCAAACTGA
- a CDS encoding site-specific integrase, with protein MSDDLEPLAPAQAVEMYLEAKQDDLTESTLKGQKYRLQAVVQWCDEEGIENLNELTGRDLYAYRVWRREGNGDGREAVKPVTLRGQLATVKAFLRFCGDIEAVPKDLHDKVPLPTLDVGADVSNSTLDPARVEEILDYLGRYEYASRNHIIVLLLWRTGCRTGGLRALDLRDVDLEGEHPAINGPAVHFVHRPEEGTPLKNKERGDRWNRIGAHVAQALQDYIDGPRVDVTDDYGRDPLLTTTHGRPTGSTIRDTLYRVTRPCWRGAACPHDREPKDCEATDMKKASQCPSSRSPHDVRSGRVTFYRQNDTPRQIVRDRLNASEDILDKHYDRRSERQRAEQRSKHLPDL; from the coding sequence GTGAGCGACGATCTCGAACCACTCGCCCCTGCACAGGCCGTCGAGATGTACCTGGAGGCGAAGCAGGACGACCTCACGGAGTCCACACTGAAGGGTCAGAAGTACCGCCTTCAGGCGGTCGTCCAGTGGTGTGACGAGGAGGGGATCGAGAATCTCAACGAACTCACCGGGCGCGACCTGTACGCCTACCGTGTCTGGCGACGCGAAGGCAACGGGGACGGGCGGGAGGCAGTCAAGCCCGTCACGCTTCGAGGGCAGCTCGCCACGGTGAAAGCGTTCCTCCGGTTCTGTGGTGACATCGAGGCGGTGCCGAAGGACCTGCACGACAAGGTCCCGTTGCCCACGCTCGACGTGGGCGCGGACGTGAGCAACTCGACGCTCGACCCGGCCCGCGTCGAGGAGATCCTCGACTACCTCGGTCGCTACGAGTACGCGAGCAGGAACCACATCATCGTCCTGCTACTGTGGCGAACCGGCTGCCGGACCGGCGGACTGCGGGCGCTCGACCTCCGCGATGTCGACCTGGAGGGCGAGCATCCAGCCATCAACGGGCCCGCGGTCCACTTCGTCCATCGACCGGAGGAAGGCACCCCGCTGAAGAACAAGGAGCGCGGCGACCGATGGAACCGCATCGGCGCGCACGTCGCGCAGGCGCTCCAGGACTACATCGACGGGCCTCGGGTAGACGTGACGGACGACTACGGCCGCGACCCGCTGCTGACGACCACGCACGGACGCCCGACCGGCTCGACGATACGCGACACGCTCTACCGCGTCACGCGCCCCTGCTGGCGCGGCGCGGCGTGTCCCCACGACCGCGAGCCGAAGGACTGCGAAGCGACCGATATGAAGAAGGCCAGCCAGTGCCCGTCGTCCCGGTCACCCCACGACGTGCGGAGTGGTCGCGTAACCTTCTACAGGCAGAACGACACGCCCCGCCAGATTGTCCGGGACCGACTCAACGCGAGCGAGGACATCCTCGACAAGCACTACGACCGACGGAGCGAGCGACAGCGCGCAGAACAGCGAAGCAAGCACCTCCCAGACCTATGA